tcacatacacgGGTTGATGGcaaccagtgcaaataaacgccgcagcaaaataAGTCCAGACCTGAAACCACTTCggaagatgcttagcaagcttattaacttcctcttgtttggcgcttaaatcctccagcgcttgttgatgcactagaaagtatgcatctgaattctgtagggacttccttagtccttcggcttcgtgttgcagcacatctgatcgatgtctttcaacttgaagttgagactcaagaagacgaactgatccaggcagcgagttcgaagagcttgtgccagcagtagtggccagtaactcgaacactacatcaagacaagacttttgggttgtctcattgtcatcaagatagtttttatcagctttcttggagaccaacagggatgtctcactatcttgaacattatctacattacttcctttaccattgcataacggggtactcttctccattattttgtccgcattctaaaagagaaacaagcagacacatcacaggtttaccatgttgtatatgaaactccttttggtaaatcagttcactagtaaagtggacaggataacaacatgaaacaaacatatatctatgtaccatggtcactgtatggtctatatcattctagtttttgttgccaaatcaagatagagacacagttcaaataatatatgtttaagacaaagcagaatagacagaatataagtgtgggaaactacagagcaatatcaacacttgtaatgtgcatgacatgagaacataactgtttttTCAATTGTAAcggaaatcaacatagagcaagtcacaatagcaaaccagttaaagaaacggGTTTCAAACATACATGCTGCGCCAtgggagtttcaattccatccttcaaatttgaaagtAGTTTGTATATATGAGtaatgatacgtccattttgcatcatgttttcttactgttatttataatgtttttatccataataatgttttttggagtaattctaatgtcttttctctcataatttacaaggtacacacaaagagggagaattccggcagctggaaatctagacctgaaaaagctacgtcaggctacctattccgcacaattccaaatgagctgaaacttgacggggattttttatggaatatttaagaaatattggagccaataactaccagaggggggccaccagctgggcacaacccacctgggcatgccagggccccctggcacgccctggtgggttgtggcctcctcgggccacctccggtgcccatcttctggtacataagtcattttgacctagaaaaaataaggggaaggctttcgggacggagcgccgctgtctcgaggcggaacttgggcaggagcacttttgccctccggcggagcgattccccCGGGGGAACTTCCatctcggagggggaaatcatcgtcatcatcatcaccaacaactctcccatcttggggagggcaatctccatcaacatcttcaacaacaccatctcatctcaaaccctagttcatctcgtgtattcaatcttgttaccggaactatagattggtgcttgtgggtgactagtagtgttgattacatcttgtagttcattactatatggtttatttggtggaagattatatgttcagatccaatatgctatttaatactcctctgatcatgagcatgtttatcatttgtgagtagttacttttgttcttgaggtcacgggagaaatcatgttgcaagtaatcatgtgaacttgatatgtgttcgatattttgatagtatgtatgttgttattcccttagtggtgtcatgtgaacgtcgactacatgacacttcaccatatttgggcctaagggaatgcattgtggagtagcaattagatgatgggttgcgagagtgacagaagcttaaaccccggtttatgcgctattccgtaagggaccgattggatcctagagtttaatgctatggttagaatttattcttgaTACTTTTATCGTCattgtggatgcttgcgggagggttaatcataagtaggaggtttgttcaagtaagaacaacacctaagcactggtccacccacatatcaaattatcaaagtagcgaacacaaatcaaaccaacatgatgaaagtgagtagatgaaattcccgtgtaccctcaagaacgctttgcttatcataagagaccgatttggcatgtcctttgcctcaaaaggattgggctaccttgctgcatacttgttactattatcgttacttggtcgttacaaattatcttgctatcaaactactcagcTACTTACACTGTCAGCagttgcagacattaccttactggaaactacttgtcatttccttctgctccttgttggtttctacactcttacttatcgaaaagagctacaattgatcccctatacttgtgggtcataaaggctattttctggcaccgttgccggggagtgaagcgcctttagtaagtggaaattggtaaggaaacatttatatagtgtgctgaaatttattgtcacttgttactatggaaaacaatcctttgaggggtttgttcggggtatcttcacctcgtccggaaccacaattagctacccctcaacctactgcacctactgaaaatattgaatatgaaattccttcgggtatgatagaacaactgctagctaatccttatgcaggagatggaaccgaacatagacctgttgttggcatgcctgttattttagttaaaataggatatcattgttatcatggtttatctgacatgggtgctagtgtgagtgctattccttacactttatatcaagaaattatgaaagacatagcacctgctgagatagaagaaatagatgttactattaaacttgctaatatagacactatatcaccagttgggattgttagagatgttgaagtcttgtgtggaaaaataaaataccctactgattttcttgtccttggttccccacaagatgacttatgtcccattatctttggtagacctttcttaaacacagttaatgctaagatagattgtaagaaacaaactgttggtgttagctttggtgacgagtctcatgagtttaatttttcaaagtttagtagaaatcttcatgaaaaagaattgactagtaaggatgaattaattggtcttgcttctatggatgtgccacctactgatcccttagaacaatatttgctagaccatgaaaatgatttacatatgcatgaaagaaatgaaatagataaagatttctttgaacaacgtcctctacttaaacacaatttgcctattgaaactctaggaggtccacctccacctaaaggtgatcctgtgctTGAATTAAAAAAATTGCTAGACAccttgaaatatgcttatcttgatgaaaagaaaatatatcctgttattatcagtgctaacctttcagaacatgaagaagaaagattatcgaaagttctaaggaagcaccgggctgctattggatatactcttgatgatttaaagggcattagtcccactctatgtcagcacaaaattaatatggaacctgatgctaaacccattgttgatcaccaacgtcggttaaatccgaagatgaaagaggtggtaagaacggaaatattaaaacttctggaagcaggtataatttatcctataggtgatagtagatgggtaagtcctgttcattgtgtccctaagaaaggaggtataactgttgttcctaatgataagaatgaacttattccacaaagaattattgTGGGCATTGTCAGTAGGTTCATGGAGAAGCCGACCACGACACACTGGGCAGCAATCAAGCAGATACTCAGGTATATTCAGGGAACACTGAACTATGGTTGCTGCTATGTGCGTGGTGGTGAAGGGAGACTGTTGGGCTATAGTGACAGTGATCATGTTGGTGATACTGGAGATCGTAAGAGCACTTCTGGGAATGTCTTTTTCCTCGGAGAGAACCCCACCTCTTGGACCTCCCAGAAGCAGAAGGTAGTGGCGATCAGCTCTTGTGAGGCTGAATATGTGGAAGCTACGGCAGCAACCTGTCAGGGTCTCTGGTTGAACAGGCGGATCAGTGAGATGAGGGGCCAAGAGCCAACAAAGTTCAAACTCTTGATCAACAATAAGTCagcaattgctttggcaaagaACCCAGTTCATCATGACCGCAACAAGCATATTGATGTTAAATACCACTTCATCAGAGAATGCATTGAGGAAGGTCAAGTAGAAGTCGATCATGTTCGGACCAACTACCAGCTAGCAGATGTACTGACAAAGGCTCTTGGACGCGTTCGTTTTGTGGAGATGCGGCAGAAGCTTGGAGTCAGGGAGATCGGTGACAAGGCCTGAGCTTAAGGGGGAGAAATGTTGGGTTAAGCTCATCCACTGCTGGGCTGTGTAGTTTAGGGTCATTTTGCTTTTCTGTTTTGTTGTAATAATGTGTGTGCATGGACATGTCATGCGCATGCACGTAGATGGTAGTGTGTGGCGTGCTCGCCCACTCCCCAACTCCTTCCTACTTTCTCTCCCGGTGGACTTGGTGCTTTGATTCGTGGTCGTGGGATGGCGCGGCCGGCTCGGATCATGGCATGCCCACCGGGAGTTGGTTAGCTAGGCCGTTGTATCTAGCATATAGGAAGGAAGAGCAATAACAGAAAAAGCTGTGAGGTTTGACAGCGcaaaactctctctctctctctcgcgcgcgagttcaccttcctctctctctcacgcTCAATCCGGCAACGacaaagttgacactctttcaaacccgctttagatgatagtattattcatactccaaaagatataagtgaagttcatggagcattatGCAATTAATATAgtctaaccaatatccaagctcaaaatgtataagtgaagcacacgaagcattctataaaaccatactcaaaagatttaagtgaagcacaaagagcaattctataagatcatacttaaaagatataagtgaagcacatgaagtattctataaattgatAAAGGGACATCTCACACTAGCATGGTTcttgaagaaaaagaaaaacacaaaggacacaaatcatgtgaacgaaacaaaaaccgaggtataccgatatttgttgaagaagaaagatgggatgccaaccggggcatccccaggcttagatgcttgagtatccttagaatatttacttggggtgccttgggcatccccaagcttgaacccttgcctctctttattcttctcatattgatagctcctcgatcttcaaacacttcatccacacaaaactttaacaaaaactttgtgagatccgttagtataacaaagcaaatcactactataagtactgttgcaaaccaattcatattttgtttttgcattatagctactgtaatataacttttacatggcttaatccactgatagaaatcgatagtttcatcaaaacaagcaagcaatgcatcaaaaacagaatctgtcttaaacaggacagtctgtagtaatctggaagtttagcaaacttctgtaactccaaaaattatgaaataaattttacAATTTGAAAATTTTGTACAGAATTAATGTGCAAAAattttcagacccatttgaccttccagtaaaaaatttaaaatcatgcactacagccaaagtttctgtttttgttctgcacatagtaaacaagcaatctaatcatcctaaaaccaaagcttggcacattatttttataatacaatggatatatacaaggggataattatttacagagaaacttccatgaaaaattctacattgtttccgtgagcatgaacacaagtgctcaaggtcgaccctcacttcttcaatgcataactttccaatcacttcactttttgaaaaactttttaggcatgagaggcaagtaattttttttttgtattttcattattttaattttttttgtatgtttcacccacaactaaacagaaacaaaaa
The Aegilops tauschii subsp. strangulata cultivar AL8/78 chromosome 3, Aet v6.0, whole genome shotgun sequence genome window above contains:
- the LOC120975584 gene encoding secreted RxLR effector protein 161-like, producing the protein MEKPTTTHWAAIKQILRYIQGTLNYGCCYVRGGEGRLLGYSDSDHVGDTGDRKSTSGNVFFLGENPTSWTSQKQKVVAISSCEAEYVEATAATCQGLWLNRRISEMRGQEPTKFKLLINNKSAIALAKNPVHHDRNKHIDVKYHFIRECIEEGQVEVDHVRTNYQLADVLTKALGRVRFVEMRQKLGVREIGDKA